The stretch of DNA agtttgtaattttgttatacattatacattttcattacaaatgtacatatttaatttaattaacaaataatcacttaagtttgttctgtaactttgactaagctgagtttgttatcatagaataagtattacaattatttatattgttacattgaaatcaattatttaaagtttgttaaagtatgccaatattaacacatcaaataactttaatatctaaaattaaaaaaattttagatttttattaatatcagcttatttcataaactggataacttaatttacagcatttaaaatttaaaatagaagaagaactgtcacactttaacctacatttgtcaagtttacctctaaaatctgatatacagcacataaaaaactcattgtctcctattaagaaatgtagttcttttgaaaatccactccttttaaattaaatgtctgtttcgtcccccgttttttaagtgttttctgtgtgtttctgtgtgtgtaattgtgtcttaatttaattttaacataaaaaaatttttggactttacaataatttgccgaatattgcaacaactttatcaaagaaattttgataactacaagattatactattgcacacccacacaatctgtacatcctttgaagatcatacaatctgtctcctcaagaacttccccgtttattgttaaataattacaatagttgacctgagctatccaatctacaatccaagatagtttgaaccatgttctttcaaccagcaactaatagagtaccggcatgtaagtaatgtttatttattggtttatttatacagtttaatagactatgttatcaatttgtgggtcgtaccttgtctgcttaaacattttattcatttataaaaccacagacatgtaatattggcataattactgtaatttatataatttatatcacctacctatgtttttatctttgtttttatctttattggacaacaccctaatatgggattattattttcagcattttaactttgtatcgtgacctgaagatgctttgcatattatagaaagcgaaaccggtcgtccgattagttaaattaaattgattgtgagtaagtctaacttattatttcttttacctttctataattctcttccaatttctgttccatttttttcatgtctactgtgacttcttttgaattctcttccaattttttcatgtcttctttgatttcttttgaattcccttccatttttttgtatatctcttccatttttttcatgtcttctttgatttcttttgaattctcttctattgtcttgttcatctgcatcattaatgacatcaaagctgccatattgacattttcctctctttctggattcatttctgcagtatcttttGGAGCTTGAACTTAAatctcctcttgtacaggttgtgtttctacttcaacatcttcttcattctttttgcttcttgtacctttctttccttgagacagtttgagactttacttgttcaaatataattaaaaataaaatctataattttttcttcctagtgaaaattaatttaattatatgagagcacttatcttcccaaactaattcttttaaatagagagccaccgcggtgggcgccaaattgtgatgatgtattatttgtgaataatgagcaatgagtgttttttaataatatataatatatatatatatatatatatatatatatatatatatatatatatatatatatataatatatatatatatatatatatatatatatatatatatatatatatatatatatatatatatatatatatatatatatatatatatatatatatatatatatatatatatagggtttttatcgcggttctcaaagaattagtttgtaattctgggattaatttttagaatttgaGATTGAAGGCCCACATTTTTGCCAGACATATTTGCCCCATTGTCGTAGCCCTGACCTCTCATGTCATCaaggtttatttcaaattttgataatatttcttcttttaaaaaattgaagagcccttcttctgtattatttaaaactttgaaaaaatccagaaagtgttctctaatttcgacttCACATGGAGAACAATAAACGAAGCGAATTATGACCGTCAGCTGCTCAACATGGCTGGCATCTGGACATTCATCCAAAATAATTGAGTAATATTTTGTTGTTCTGAGGCAACTCAGAATTTCTTTCTGAATATTTCTTgacaataaatgaattaattcattttggaagtGATTGCTCATTTAATGAGGCATATTTCGGCACAACCCTTTAGACCTTCTAATATTACTCAGGTGTTCCATCATAATTGGATCGAATTTAGCAATCATTTCaactaatttcaaaaaattgccaTTATTAGTCTCATAAAGATTCGTACTGTAACCCCTAAAAGCTAAATTTTGGCCAGCTAAATACTGCACAATAcaaatcattcttttaattaTTTCACGCCATCGCTGTTtttcaatttcataatatttttgttcCTCTTTATCAATAGTACATTCTTTACTAAACGCGGCGAGCGGTAttgactttttttgttttagaagtgaAAATATTTGGCGACCCTAAAATTTAGCGCCTGCGTGCGGGGCATTCATTGCATACCCGCCAGGAACGGCCCTGGATTTCACAAGCACCCCTACATGCTAGCGATTCTGGCCACATGTAGCAGTATCCCTGTTTGTTAGTAGCATCGTACACGATGCCATACAAAATATATAGCCATGCAAAACGAATTATCAGTTTTAGCTCTCGTTTGTCAAGTTTTTTTTTTGCCCTAGACAAATCCTTGTTTTTGAGATGAGCTTCCATTGCATAACGAACTTCTTCCTTTTCTGATCGAGACGAATTAGAAAATTTGTTGCAAAAATCGAACTGGTCCttcttagaaataaaaaaatcccaaattaaattcattattaaatacCTCTCTATATATAGCATAAGAAGCTACGGTACTTATATTGTTATTACTGGAATATGCTTTATATAAACGGTACATTTTGCTGATATGGTCAGGTGGTAAATATTTTTTAGTGCTATTTTTTCTGAAATAATGGCTTTCCATCAAAGCAAAGGAGTTAATATAATGACGTACTGAATCCTTAAAATGTTTTGGCAATCGAGAATTACATTGTACTTTACCTCATTAATCTGCTTGTGGCGATATTGAAATCTGAATGATGAGTTTTTTTAACTACTGTTTTGACGATCTGATGACTTATTCCCAGTGTATTTAAGAAAAACGTTTGACATACCTTGATTCTATTGACTGGACAATTTTCTTGTGGAAAAGTATAAAAATAGGATAGTTTTCTCCGACGTTCAATGATATTGCTTAAAGTGCCACTTTCTAGAAGTTCAATTGCGTTTTTTTTCTGGGGTGTTTTGTAGGCTTCACAGTTAAGTTCCGAAAAACAAATTCTCTCTGATAATTAATATCTCCTAATTTCCAAAAATCTGGACGCGATGTGTTTCCTGAAATTTCGTTTGACATTTAAGTCTGCATGTTATGGGACGTGGCGGTTTCATAATCCTTTCTGATATCTCTTTGGGCTTCCAATTTACAAAGGCCTTACCggaattttgtaatttttgtattttatttctccTCCAATTATCTGGGTTACTTTTTCGCTTACGAGACTTGGCGATTTCTGGTATTTTTTCCGCAGAATATAGGGCATCTTGCTGTTTTACAATTAACTGTGACGAACACGTTCATCAGAAGAACTTAAAGAATCAAAATCATTTGGATTAAAATCAATATCTGAGCTTCCATCTGTAGCATATGGGTCACTATTTTCATCAGTTTGTTGGGAAATAGTCGGTAAAAGCTTGCCGGTAGATGTGGATGGACACGTACTATTATCTTGGCGCTGAAGGACTTGCTCTTGAAGAACAAGTGTTGCAATGTTTACAACGTTAGATGTAGGATTATGGGAATCTTTAGTTTCATCATGTTGCTACAAATGTGGTTGTTCTATGGATGTTTGAAGATCTATGATGTTATTTACAGGTGAATAATAATCCAAACAACTATTCTGAAATAAGCGATACTGCTCTAATTCAGGTACTAGTAGCCCTACGGAGGTGGGTATGGGTAAATCGTTATATTGATTATTATGTTTGGAGAACTACTGTTCTATCGGTGTCTCGAGAACTACGGTATTATACACATGTGTAGGTAAATTCTGAGAACTATTCTGAAGATGGCAATACTGTTGGTCTTCGTGTATGGGGGAGTGTACAGATCTTAATTCGCCTAGACCTCTGTAGTGTAGTAATGTGAGACGGCTTTCTACCGTAGCTGCATATATGGAACTACCTACTATATCATTATTGGATTCTCCAGAATTCTCATGTTGTGTTGAATTAATAGACATAGCCATTTTTACCATCAACGCACCTGCAACAAATTTACAATGAGCTTATAGTCTGCATaacaagaaaaaatttattttagacatttaaaattaattgatacaaattaaaatgccCAGAAACCGGGACGTACGTTAAAACTATTACACTTGTTCAAATTTACAATTTgtcttaataataatttattcttaAACTTTTTAATATAGTATTATGTCTAGTGTTCGAAAtgtcgaaatgtggtgcctgcgtcgaatgctcagaatatcatggacagacagggtcagaaatgaggaagtactcagaagagcgggcttacaggatagggaactttttaattatgtaaaaagtaagaagactgcatacttggggcacattatacgaggagaacgatacacttttcagcaactgatactcgaagggaaaatagagggtaggagaggtctcggacgtaaaaaaatgtcatggctgcgcaatattcgacaatggacaggaatccacagctatgaaatgcttcgcaatgctgctaaaaacagaattatttaatccagaatatttaacatctcacctgacaagacgatgtacggtggatgcctgcgcagaaatgcatggcaccttaagaagaagaagattatgtcTAGGTACTGTCCTCTGTAGCAACCCGTTGTTCAGtataaatttgaattattaaatatattttataaatttacgAAATATGTGTGGTTAGTAACTCTGTTATTTATGTAGTCTATtataaaattttgtgttttttaacgCGTGCCTAATAGATAGATACATTTTATAGCATGTGGCAGAATAAAAACGCATCCCTTTATAGCATACCTACCTTCTATCAAAAGAATCTTAAAAACTAAGACAGTTTCATTAAATTACACTTAAGTAGATATCAAAACATAGGTACTAATAAAGTTACATAATAcatttacattatttacatttacatttacataATACATTAATATTATAACTTACCTcgtttcatcattattttttaaattcacatTCACTGCGACTCAATTTGATAAAAGAACAAACGTGAatagcaagcaagcaatttgattgaACCCaacctgtgagaaatgttcacccctaggAATTAtattcgggtgtaacaattcattggagcgaggtgtgttaactcgagtaaaacagGAGTCcccccaccgcgctccaatgctccagaccatccctttccccctatagcactctgatgcgcgatagggacacaactatcagccaaatgctcttcatgtggaggtcctgggtaatagaaccccaacatggtttcctaaccgaatgcaaaactcaggacagcgcattgtcgctatgatcctgttatcatgatgtggcttatccgcgaactaaaattgcttacttgggcctcaagtctctgCTCTGAGCcccggctcagttcggcgacttggtgctcaaggggttgggccctacgtgcccgggtttttgggtttttgttaattttcttggtggcttgcgccggtttttgttagtgttttttaatttttttggtggccgaagccggttttttgttgttttttgtaattttttttgtaggtggccctgaaaaaaaaaaataaaaattagtgtaAAGTCTATACTAtaacattgaaaaatatataaatataagacaatataacaatatagattTTATCTTCTTTAAGGTAACCGGGCCCACTATGTATTTGGCGATAGTCCTTGAGtgtttttgagctacgaactgtctaCTATGTGCGTTGTTGAttattttgaagtattttctcTCTACTGTTTTATTTTCTCTCTGGTTTAATTCTCTCTCTAGCGTTATTGTTTtagtctactatttgttgttttggtcttttgtgcttccatctgtggaaggCGTCATATCTCATTATCTCTCTTAGTATGTgactggggtggttctctatttCTGCGAACTTTATAGTTCCCTAAAgaggatttttatttatttatcgtatggcacttgacacatttacatttaaatttacatatattttgtataaaacattacatatatgtttacaaacgaacatctaactgATTTATATATTCTATCGACTCTGGAGTCGCCATTAGGAAATCCTCTGACCTGCCTTAATAGGATCTTGTGGGACACTGTTGTGTAATGTGTTTGGGGTTGTCCGCAGTCACAGAGTGAGGATGGTCGTTTACCTcatttgtgcatcatgtaaccgCATCTGCCGTGTTGGGCTCTGATTTGGTTCAGCATAGTCCATGTGTTGCGTGGTAAGTCAAAACCTGGTGGTTTTTGTTTGATGCAGggtaagctgctattttgttgttccatcCATTCTCGAGTCCAAGTGGTCGTCAAGTTGAACTCATTTTCTACAGCAATCTGTGCTGTTTTTATTGGCGGTCGTCTGGAgtgtatataataatatataaacgtcaataaacgtattttaacctttaattgtggcttattcccagttaaatagtaattaatttaaaatgccacaagaaaatagcttcagaacaatatggaGTGTAAACATTTACCGTTAGCAGCATCTATATCTTGATGAATTGGCAGGAACTCGTTACTAAGTATCTTTTTGTACTCACTAGTGAGGGAGTGTATGCGCCGTAGTTTGGGTGGTGGAATGTGGCTCAGTACTGGGAGCCATTGCGTAGGGGTGGATTTGATAACACCAGCAATCATTCATTCTCATTGTACTGTTCAATTGGGCATCTACCTTGTGTATATGTGGGCTGTTAAGCCAGGCTGAAGAGCAGTATTCTGCGGTTGAGAAAACAAGGCCCAGGGCGGATGATCGCAAGgtggaaaccgatgctccccatgttgtgccgcacagcttctggatgatgttgtttctggatttaagtttttccgctgtatttgacagatgttccttgaaagatagggttctgtcaagagtcaccccaaggtactttggtgttttattgtaagcgagtgtggtgttttcgaattggatgttcagtgttcttcctgcaagcttgttatttagatgaaaactggaaacctctgttttggtagcgtttggttggagcctccatttacggaaatactttcccactATATGTAAGTCTGCCGTAAGGATTTCTTCTCTTTGTTCAAATGACTTACACCTTGTTGCAAGGACCCAGTCGTCGGCATAACCAAACTTCCTTGATCTGGTTTCTATTATATCAGCGATGTACAGGCTAAAGAGAAGAGGAGCTAAGACAGATCCCTGAGGCAGTccattcttcagttttcttggAGTGCTGATGTCGGTTCCCATGACTACTTGAATCGTTTGGTCGGCTAACATGCTGTTGATTATTCGAGCGGTGGATTTACAGGAGTTTGTACGGAGGAGCTTGTATATTATGCCTTCTCTCCACACTGTATCGTAGGCCGCTGTTAGATCTATGAATGCGGCTGCAGTTTTAAGTTTACTCTGGAACCCTGCCTCAATAAATGTGGTAAGTGAAAGAACCTGATCTGCGCAGCTTCTTTTCGGTCGGAAACCTGCCTGATCAACCGGTATTGTTTCAAGTAGCTTtggactaattctgttgtagataagTCGTTCTAGTAACTTGAACGTTGCCTATAGTAGGActattggtctgtagttcttagggTTGTTATAATTTGGCttccctggttttaatatggcaatAATCTTTGAGCGTTTGAGTTCCTGTGGTATGATACCGGTCATCATAATATCTGTGAAAAAGTGGGCCATCCATTCTCTCGCATATTTGCCGCTGGTAATTAAGAAGTCGGGATGAATATTGTCAAAACCTGGGGCTTTACCTGGCTTTACATCCTTGAGAGCTATAGTGACTTCTTTGCAAGCGAAAGGGCGAGAGTATTCGGTTTCTGCagattggaattttaaagttttgagcTCTCGTTTTACCTTGATTGTGTGTGGCTTGTCTTTCGGGGCCCTAGATGTAGATACCAGATGTGAGGCAATAGTGTTtgggttaattgttgttttgttccTTGTTATGGGAGTTCCGCTTCCTAATTTTCTTAGTAGTGTCCATGCTTGCCTACTTGATGTTTGAAAATTAAGACTTTCTACAGTTTCCGTCCATTTTTGTTGTCTCGCTGCATCTAGGCTATGGAGCAGTTCATCGGCTAATTCTTGATCGCCGCTTTCAAGGAAATTTTGGTACAGTTCTTCGCTGTTATGGGACCAACCAGGAATGTATTCTTTTCGGTAGCCTCTTGGTATATGATTTTTGGCCGTGCTTTTTACGGCTCCAACGAAtcttttgtaatttctgatgATAGGGGGTATCCAGCCTAGAGTCTTGTCCAGTTCCGCAGAAAAGCTACCCCAAATGGCTTTCTTTAGATTCCAACGTGGGCGAGGGATGGATGTGATTATAGGAATCTGGGTTCCTGCCTCTAAGATCACTGGGCGGTGTTGGCTGTGTGGGAAGTCGTCCATTACTTTCAGAGAGACTGCTAGAGATTGCCCGTTTTTATTAGTAGAGACAAAACATAGATCAGGATTGTACTCCTTCTTCCATGCTGCTGACATGAATGTGGGTCGGTCTTTAGCGTCAAACTTTAGTGATAGGTGTTCGTTCTCCGCCCATTTTACTAGTGCATTCCCATTGCTGTTGCATTGTTTATATTTCCACTGCTCACGGTGACTGTTGTAGTCCTCCACGTATATTGACAGGTGCGGATGTGTGTCGATGACTTGAGCTGGCCAGGATATAGCCGATGGTTTGTAGGTGTTGGTAACGGTGATTcctctaaagaggaatctttctgcaacgtatcttggtacgttgactgcttctcttaggctgttgttgtgtgccgcttgtattttcttttttgatgtgttGCATATGTGTCCTCAAGCTagggatgcatatgttagtatgggcagtattatgctatttattagtcttatctttgtttttagtctGAGTTTATTTTTCTCCCTGTTAGTCCTCTTATagatgctcttgccatgtttgctttttttattgtGGCTTCTACGTGTTGTTGAATcttaagcctttgtccatgattactccgaggtattttgcttcgatTTTCCACTCAATGGggttgtcttgcacagttacctgttcttctggttgctggtgcctctttttgaaaagtacagcctgtgtcctatcggagtttattgctattttccattttaaactccattatTCTATATGTGTcatcggcatagaggcttagtagtgtacctggtgttctaggtatgtctgctgtgtatatcgtgtacagtagaggtgacagtaccgctaaccagtgtggcactccagcctccgggttccctaGCTCTaataggacttgtcctatccggactctgaaacgaCGGTTGCTCAAGTACGACGAGATCAGCCTTGTCCTTGCTCCACTGTACCCGTATcctctcattttgtatattagtcctttatgccagactctatcGTATAccttgcttacatctaggaaggcagctcctgtgtattgtttatcgttgaatccagctgctatgtactcttttagtctgagtacttgtagctcactggagtgttctgatctaaaaccgaattgaGCTTCGGGTATTATCTCTAGTCTATCTGTTTCAGCTTAAAGTCTACtgagtattattctctctacaatcttgctgattgcaggtagtaagcttattggtctgtagttttgcgggaatgtgctgtcttTTTCGGGCTTTGGTAGCATTATGACATGGgtctctttccatctgtttgggaatttcttgaatcttagcattgTGTTTATGATGTTTATTAGATATACTATAGCTCccgctggtaagtattttagagccctgtttGTGATTTGGTCGGGGccaggtgcttttttcggcgagctgTTTTTGATTAATTCATTTATCTCCTCTGGTGATGTAGGAGGGATAATTTCGTTTGGATTTTCAGGTCttcctctttgtctttcgacttcttctatgaagtcgatgtcctcgtctgggtggtaatttaatgtacactctctctcgagagtactcctcattacctctgctttttTCCTCTGTGGTGTATACTATTCCATTTTCTCCATGTAATGGGGGTTTGGCTTTCTGTCGTTTCTCAAAATCCTCTGGAGTCTCCAGATATTTTGCATGTTTGGTCCTTGTTCTTCCATAtctcttatgtggttttcccagctttcactacggtgttgttgtagtgctgttttgacctctctgtttagtcTGTTTGATCTGTTTTTGTCTGCCTGATTCCTTGTCCTTcttgctgtctgctttgctctgtgcttttcccttatcaagtcttttattgcttgtggtaTATCCTTTAATCTTCCTgtgtgcatttctacttcctcttctgtagtgctaTTTCTGAgcgcttgttggatgatgttttccaactctagggccctgtcttctatttctcgtgggttgtctatCACTCAAAATATGTTTAGTTCGGTGCTTACGAGTCTCTTAAAGtttgtccactttgttttctttttgatttttctgattatgCTTTCTTCTTCCCACGTTCCTAGTTCCAATAGGATGGGATTGTGGTCAGTTGTGTCTTCATTTAACGTTTGTAgttctgtttgtagtcctaggtttttGCTACGACAATGTCTATGTGTGTAGGAAGTCCATTTCCTAGGTAATGCGTTGGGTCTGTAGGTTGCCATAACGTCTTCGTTGTTCTCGATGTATGCGTTTAGTAGTCTTCAATTTCTGGtcgtagctctgtcgttccaaTTTCttcttgcgtttaggtctcctattattattgAGGGTTCGTCATTTAAAAACGTGTTTAGGTCTTCATCGATCCGTAGATCTTGTAGTCTCACGTAGGCGGAGGTAATAttgacttctccttgcctcatttgtgctcttattgttgttgcttgcatagtatttagttgCGGTGTTATTATTCTGATATGTTCTATGCCTTTTTTCACTAGAattgctgtgccacctgatcttgctgtATTGTCGTTGCTGTAGATGTCGTATCCTGGGAACTTAATGTTTATGTTGTTTGTAAGTTTCGTTTCTTGTATTGCAACGACATCCATTTCGTATCTGTTGACCAAttcgtccagtatattctggttggtccttatgcctcctgggttccaggagcctatcctcaaatatcccctatttgcttgcactagttcagtgctagctttatGTCGGCTATCGCTTCGTTTACTACCCTAGTTAGTAACTCTTTTACTGAGTTTACTAGGTCTTCTTGATGCTGCCTGGAAATGAGGATGGTGTTTTCATTTTCCTGCGCTTTCGCTGCTTGGGCGTAGGAAGGTCCGCCGGGAGTGATTTGCGGTCTTCTTTGCGTTGTTGTTCTTTGTCTTTGTTGGGGCTGTTGTTGGCGACCCTATGTTGGACATCTTGGACATCCTCTAAAGTTTGCCGGGTGTTGTCCTTGACAATTGGCGCATTTTGCCTTCTGTTCTTTCGGCATTTGGCAGCTTCTGTTGGGATGCTCTTCTCCGCATCTTACACAGCGAGGTGCTTTGAAGCACGCTCTCTGTGCGTGGTGGTAGCCCTGGCAGTTAAAACACTGTGTGAGCCCCGTTGCCTTTCTTAGGTCCTCTATTGTTACTTTCATATGCATCAGGTTGGTGATGCGTTTTAGCCTTTCGGTGTCCATCTCTCTTACAGATGGTTTTGGTACCCAAGTTTTCTTGGGTACTTCTTCTGTGTCCATCTGCGCTGGAGACGGAGGGCGTCGATCGGCTTGTATTTTTTTGGGGATTGTTCCCGTGACTTTTTTCTCCTCTGGTTGAGATTTCTTTGGGATGGCACCCGTGGCTTTGGTTTTTTTGTTTACCTGAGTTTTTAGGTTGTCCTCTGTTTTCTTATTTTCTGCCTGTTTATTCAGGTTTTCGTCACTCTTCTTCTTTTGTGCCTGGTTTTCCAGGTTAACCTCGGGTTTAGTTGATTGAATTTCTTATCCATGTGTTCAATGATAGACCTCTGTGAGGCTACCATTGTGTCTTTTAATTCTTCAATCTTCTACCTTAGTGTTGCTATTCCAGCATCTTTCTCCTTGAGCAACATCCTTAGTGTTTGTAGTTCGGACT from Diabrotica undecimpunctata isolate CICGRU chromosome 4, icDiaUnde3, whole genome shotgun sequence encodes:
- the LOC140438749 gene encoding uncharacterized protein is translated as MDVVAIQETKLTNNINIKFPGYDIYSNDNTARSGGTAILVKKERFLFRGITVTNTYKPSAISWPAQVIDTHPHLSIYVEDYNSHREQWKYKQCNSNGNALVKWAENEHLSLKFDAKDRPTFMSAAWKKEYNPDLCFVSTNKNGQSLAVSLKVMDDFPHSQHRPVILEAGTQIPIITSIPRPRWNLKKAIWGSFSAELDKTLGWIPPIIRNYKRFVGAVKSTAKNHIPRGYRKEYIPGWSHNSEELYQNFLESGDQELADELLHSLDAARQQKWTETVESLNFQTSSRQAWTLLRKLGSGTPITRNKTTINPNTIASHLVSTSRAPKDKPHTIKVKRELKTLKFQSAETEYSRPFACKEVTIALKDVKPGKAPGFDNIHPDFLITSGKYAREWMAHFFTDIMMTGIIPQELKRSKIIAILKPGKPNYNNPKNYRPIVLL